Proteins encoded by one window of Nocardia goodfellowii:
- a CDS encoding MCE family protein, which translates to MTHRMKKARKAVVALAGVAAIGVSSGCGFTVEELPLPKPGPGDDTYTVHAVFENALNLPDQAKVKIGGSDVGVVSNIRTKNFQAVVDLTIRKDIELPKGSSAELRQATPLGDVFVAVSKPKSDPGTQMLTDGDTLPLEVTSAGATVEELLISVSMLFNGGGIASLSRLTSELDSIVGGRGEQLAHLIKEMTGVVGSLNANTQHIDNVLGNFSTLATTIETRHNDLGQVADTLPQMIGAVAENNRALGDLLTKVATTSAALGDFSNTTGDQLGDLLVNLRNLMDALAATGDKFGYALDQLHTIRPKADASFKGKGLATYATLTMLDVGLLTDPANSKFPDLTDLSDFTGSFLQVLQVIQNRVEGGQR; encoded by the coding sequence ATGACGCACCGAATGAAGAAGGCTCGTAAAGCTGTTGTCGCGCTGGCCGGTGTAGCCGCGATCGGGGTCAGCTCCGGTTGCGGGTTCACCGTGGAGGAACTGCCGCTGCCGAAGCCGGGGCCGGGTGACGACACCTACACCGTGCACGCGGTCTTCGAGAACGCGCTGAACCTGCCGGATCAGGCCAAGGTGAAGATCGGTGGTTCCGATGTCGGCGTGGTCTCCAATATCCGGACCAAGAACTTCCAGGCCGTCGTCGACCTGACCATTCGCAAGGACATCGAATTGCCGAAGGGCAGTTCGGCGGAATTGCGCCAGGCGACGCCGCTCGGCGATGTGTTCGTGGCGGTCTCCAAGCCCAAGTCCGATCCGGGCACGCAGATGCTCACCGACGGTGACACGCTGCCGTTGGAGGTCACCTCGGCCGGCGCCACCGTCGAGGAGCTGTTGATCTCGGTCTCCATGCTGTTCAACGGCGGCGGCATCGCCAGCCTGAGCCGGTTGACCTCGGAGCTGGACTCCATCGTCGGCGGTCGCGGCGAGCAACTCGCGCACCTGATCAAGGAGATGACCGGCGTCGTCGGCAGTCTCAACGCCAACACCCAGCACATCGACAATGTGCTCGGGAACTTCAGCACGCTGGCCACCACCATCGAGACCCGGCACAACGACCTCGGTCAGGTCGCCGACACGCTGCCGCAGATGATCGGCGCGGTCGCCGAGAACAATCGGGCGCTCGGTGATCTGCTCACCAAGGTGGCGACCACCAGCGCCGCGCTCGGCGACTTCTCCAACACCACCGGTGACCAGCTGGGCGATCTGCTGGTGAATCTGCGCAACCTGATGGACGCGCTCGCCGCGACCGGCGACAAGTTCGGGTACGCGCTCGATCAGCTGCACACGATCCGGCCCAAGGCCGACGCCAGCTTCAAGGGCAAAGGCCTGGCTACCTACGCCACGCTGACCATGCTCGACGTCGGTCTGCTGACCGACCCGGCGAACAGCAAGTTCCCCGACCTGACGGATCTGTCGGACTTCACCGGCAGCTTCCTCCAGGTGCTGCAGGTCATCCAGAACCGGGTGGAAGGGGGCCAGCGGTGA
- a CDS encoding MlaD family protein produces MSRVGNVLRSKLFLSNAGLILVLVIGATYLLISIMRINPLQETYSVTVNLDRSGGLQPGNDVTLRGYRVGKVKSIDLTNRGQAIAATAEIDADYRIPQDTVISVQALSGVGEQYIDFRPAGEQGPYLRDGSVVDFDAAKIKTPTPVWSVLDNTTALISQVDPDKFAVILSELDIALSGGPDQLRGLVNGVSLAAYGLDNLLPQTTNLITNLRTITETTSHAQPDLATLTANSGVLFDQFNNANAELQAILDQAPGQFSSLGAVLDRTADPITSLAANFVAITKAAQLRTPALRALFPSLALGLDALGVPAHDGEFHTILDIWPRPTCYYDTPVIRNEVVSDNTMPKWNYCVNPPPGQQIRGAANAPRPDVPNNGAQRPPNADPNERTLPPVR; encoded by the coding sequence GTGAGCCGAGTCGGAAACGTGCTGCGCAGCAAGCTGTTCCTGTCCAACGCGGGGCTGATCCTGGTGCTGGTCATCGGGGCCACCTACCTGTTGATCAGCATCATGCGGATCAACCCGCTGCAGGAGACCTACTCGGTCACGGTCAATCTGGACCGTTCCGGCGGCTTGCAGCCCGGCAACGATGTCACCCTGCGGGGCTACCGGGTCGGCAAGGTCAAGTCCATCGACTTGACCAACCGGGGTCAGGCCATCGCCGCGACCGCCGAGATCGACGCCGACTACCGGATCCCGCAGGACACGGTGATCTCCGTGCAGGCACTGTCCGGCGTGGGCGAGCAGTACATCGATTTCCGGCCGGCCGGTGAGCAGGGCCCGTACCTGCGGGACGGCTCCGTGGTCGACTTCGATGCCGCCAAGATCAAGACCCCGACCCCGGTCTGGTCGGTGCTGGACAACACCACCGCGCTGATCTCCCAGGTCGACCCGGACAAGTTCGCCGTCATCCTGTCCGAGCTGGATATCGCGCTCAGCGGTGGCCCGGACCAGTTGCGCGGTCTGGTCAACGGCGTCAGCCTGGCCGCCTACGGCCTGGACAACCTGCTGCCGCAGACCACCAACCTGATCACGAATCTGCGCACCATCACCGAGACCACCTCGCACGCGCAGCCCGATCTGGCCACACTCACCGCGAACTCGGGCGTGCTGTTCGACCAGTTCAACAACGCCAACGCCGAACTGCAGGCGATCCTGGATCAGGCGCCGGGCCAGTTCTCCAGCCTCGGCGCGGTGCTGGATCGCACCGCCGATCCGATCACCAGCCTGGCCGCCAACTTCGTGGCGATCACCAAGGCCGCGCAGTTGCGCACGCCGGCGCTGCGGGCGTTGTTCCCGTCGCTGGCACTGGGTCTGGACGCGCTCGGTGTGCCCGCCCACGACGGTGAATTCCACACCATCCTCGATATCTGGCCCCGGCCGACCTGCTACTACGACACCCCGGTGATCCGTAACGAGGTCGTGTCGGACAACACCATGCCCAAGTGGAACTACTGCGTGAACCCGCCACCGGGACAGCAGATCCGGGGCGCGGCCAACGCGCCGCGGCCGGACGTGCCGAACAACGGCGCGCAGCGGCCGCCCAACGCCGATCCGAACGAACGGACGTTGCCGCCGGTGCGGTGA
- a CDS encoding ribonuclease H family protein, translating to MIIVSTDGSCLRNPGGAIGWAWVNHQGGSNSGGAASGTNQVAELRAVCEAILAHPGAEPLLIESDSLYAIKCSSEWINGWRMNGWRTASGGAVKNVEIIKQIDRAIATRPGPVRFRWVRGHVGNYFNEKADVLAGEAARKAAAAGPSTDTALSVDKPVAEKAPAAPVQPTPAPTPEKASAPTATQTLTLF from the coding sequence ATGATCATCGTGAGCACCGACGGATCCTGCCTCCGCAACCCCGGCGGCGCCATCGGCTGGGCTTGGGTCAATCACCAGGGGGGATCGAACAGTGGGGGAGCCGCGTCCGGCACCAACCAGGTAGCGGAGCTGCGCGCGGTATGCGAGGCGATCCTCGCCCATCCGGGAGCCGAGCCGCTGCTCATCGAAAGCGACTCGCTCTACGCCATCAAGTGCTCTTCGGAGTGGATCAACGGCTGGCGGATGAACGGCTGGCGCACCGCCAGCGGTGGCGCGGTGAAGAACGTCGAGATCATCAAACAGATCGATCGGGCCATCGCCACCCGCCCGGGGCCGGTGCGGTTCCGCTGGGTGCGGGGTCACGTGGGCAATTACTTCAATGAAAAGGCTGACGTGCTGGCTGGGGAAGCAGCACGGAAGGCGGCAGCGGCAGGGCCTAGCACCGATACGGCGCTGTCAGTAGATAAACCGGTGGCCGAGAAGGCACCGGCGGCGCCAGTGCAGCCGACTCCGGCTCCGACCCCGGAGAAGGCTTCCGCGCCTACGGCTACTCAGACCTTGACCCTGTTCTGA
- a CDS encoding SRPBCC family protein has translation MGHIKYASDVGAPVEAAFSYTDNHLFVPDWMFAVAAFEPVGELDQGLGARYAATARIVLWRPVLDCEITEYRRNAVLGYTLRGPFAGTLTLRFDPLGYGRAVLTSEAEYAAPRGFIGRICARLVDSAVRSALRRTESQLRREIEEFHGTDLVGRIA, from the coding sequence ATGGGCCACATCAAGTACGCGAGTGACGTCGGCGCTCCCGTGGAGGCGGCGTTCAGCTACACCGACAATCACCTCTTCGTCCCGGACTGGATGTTCGCGGTCGCCGCGTTCGAACCGGTCGGGGAACTCGACCAGGGCCTGGGCGCCCGCTACGCCGCGACCGCGCGGATCGTGCTCTGGCGGCCCGTGCTGGACTGCGAGATCACCGAATATCGCCGCAACGCGGTCCTCGGCTACACCCTGCGGGGTCCGTTCGCGGGAACACTCACCTTGCGCTTCGACCCGCTCGGCTACGGCCGCGCGGTGCTCACCTCGGAAGCGGAGTACGCTGCTCCGCGAGGATTCATCGGCCGCATCTGCGCCCGCCTGGTGGATTCGGCGGTGCGCTCGGCACTACGCCGCACCGAGTCGCAATTGCGAAGGGAGATAGAGGAATTCCACGGTACCGATCTTGTCGGCCGGATTGCGTAG
- the lhgO gene encoding L-2-hydroxyglutarate oxidase gives MTSAGTSTNYDFCVIGGGIVGVATAHEILRRHPGASLVLLEKSPALALHQTGHNSGVIHSGIYYEPGSLKAELCRRGAQWTKEFAAAHDIPFEVCGKLLVATDSAEYRRMLALHERSVTNGVEVELLDAAELRRREPRVTGTGALFVPGTGIIDFTKVVAALADSVRRAGGDIVLGAEVTSLTETGNAVIVAGPAGSWTAGQLVVCAGLQADRMARLAGLPTDFRIVPFRGEYYQLPPEQKDLVRTLIYPVPDPSLPFLGVHLSPTIDGGLTVGPNAVLGLAREGYRKGSVNLRDAREVLGYRGLHRVARDHLATGVRELRNSLFKRGYLAECRRYCPELTLDDLRPKEAGIRAQAVLRDGTLVHDFMIERTDRMVHVLNAPSPAATSAMPIAAHIVDLLRN, from the coding sequence GTGACGTCAGCCGGCACCTCCACCAACTACGACTTCTGCGTGATCGGCGGCGGCATCGTCGGCGTCGCCACCGCGCACGAAATCCTGCGGCGCCATCCTGGAGCCAGCCTGGTGCTGCTGGAGAAATCCCCGGCCCTGGCCCTGCACCAGACCGGGCACAACAGCGGTGTCATCCATTCGGGCATCTACTACGAACCGGGCAGCCTGAAGGCCGAACTGTGCCGCCGGGGCGCGCAGTGGACCAAGGAATTCGCCGCCGCACACGACATTCCGTTCGAGGTCTGCGGAAAACTGCTGGTAGCCACCGATTCCGCGGAGTACCGGCGGATGCTGGCCCTGCACGAGCGGTCGGTCACCAACGGTGTGGAAGTCGAACTGCTCGATGCCGCCGAGCTACGCCGCCGCGAACCCCGGGTGACCGGTACCGGCGCTCTGTTCGTCCCGGGCACCGGCATTATCGACTTCACGAAAGTCGTTGCCGCACTCGCGGACTCGGTGCGCCGAGCGGGCGGTGACATCGTGCTCGGCGCGGAGGTCACGTCCCTCACCGAAACCGGGAACGCGGTCATCGTAGCCGGACCGGCCGGTTCCTGGACCGCCGGTCAGCTGGTCGTCTGCGCGGGCTTGCAAGCCGACCGTATGGCCCGGCTCGCGGGCCTGCCGACGGATTTCCGCATCGTGCCCTTCCGCGGCGAGTACTACCAACTGCCACCGGAGCAAAAAGACCTGGTGCGCACTCTGATCTATCCGGTGCCCGATCCGAGTCTGCCGTTCCTCGGCGTCCATCTGAGCCCGACCATCGACGGTGGGTTGACCGTGGGCCCGAACGCGGTGCTCGGGCTCGCCCGCGAGGGTTACCGCAAAGGCAGCGTCAACCTGCGCGATGCCCGCGAGGTCCTCGGCTACCGCGGCCTGCACCGGGTCGCACGCGATCACCTCGCAACGGGTGTGCGGGAGTTGCGCAACTCGCTGTTCAAACGCGGCTATCTCGCCGAATGCCGGCGCTACTGCCCGGAATTGACCCTCGACGATCTGCGGCCGAAGGAAGCGGGCATCCGCGCCCAGGCCGTGCTGCGGGACGGAACACTGGTACACGACTTCATGATCGAACGCACCGACCGCATGGTGCACGTGCTCAACGCGCCGTCACCCGCGGCCACCTCGGCCATGCCGATCGCCGCCCACATCGTCGATCTCCTGCGTAACTGA
- a CDS encoding TIGR03084 family metal-binding protein, whose product MADLEALLGDFAAECGDLESLVAPLAPAEWARHTPAEGWTIAHQIGHLAWTDEVATLAAADAARFTTLVTEAGPKALTFVDEAAAEAATAPPAELLERWRRGRTGLLDALRAVPAGTKLPWFGPPMSAASMITARIMETWAHGQDVADALGASRTPTARLRNIAHIGVRTRNFAYQVRGETPPAAEFRVQLDAPDGSVWTWGPDDAAQRITGKALDFCLLVTQRRHRADLALETHGADAEHWLSIAQAFAGPTGTGRKAGQFS is encoded by the coding sequence ATGGCTGATCTAGAGGCGCTGCTCGGCGATTTCGCCGCGGAATGCGGGGACCTGGAATCCCTGGTTGCCCCGCTGGCGCCGGCCGAGTGGGCACGGCACACGCCCGCCGAAGGCTGGACCATCGCGCATCAGATCGGGCACCTGGCCTGGACCGACGAGGTCGCCACCCTCGCCGCCGCCGACGCCGCACGCTTCACGACCCTGGTGACCGAGGCCGGGCCGAAAGCGCTCACCTTCGTCGACGAAGCCGCGGCGGAAGCCGCCACGGCACCGCCGGCCGAACTACTCGAGCGCTGGCGCCGCGGCCGAACCGGGCTGCTCGACGCCTTGCGCGCGGTGCCCGCCGGAACCAAGCTGCCCTGGTTCGGGCCGCCGATGAGCGCGGCGTCGATGATCACCGCCCGCATCATGGAGACCTGGGCACACGGCCAAGATGTCGCCGACGCGCTCGGCGCCTCCCGCACCCCGACGGCGCGGCTACGCAATATCGCGCACATCGGCGTCCGGACCAGGAACTTCGCCTACCAGGTGCGGGGCGAGACGCCGCCCGCCGCGGAATTCCGGGTGCAACTCGACGCTCCGGACGGTTCGGTGTGGACCTGGGGCCCGGACGACGCGGCGCAGCGAATCACGGGGAAGGCCTTGGATTTCTGCCTGTTGGTGACGCAACGCCGGCATCGCGCCGATCTCGCGCTGGAAACGCACGGCGCGGACGCCGAGCACTGGCTGAGCATCGCGCAGGCCTTCGCCGGACCCACCGGAACCGGCCGAAAAGCGGGTCAGTTCAGCTGA